The following proteins are co-located in the Aurantiacibacter atlanticus genome:
- the edd gene encoding phosphogluconate dehydratase, which translates to MSNLHPTIARVTDRIIEKSKAGRANYLALIEREAQNRPDRGQVSCSNLAHAFAGALEDQEALKANSGPNIGVVTAYNDMLSAHQPYGRYPERLKIYAREVGATAQVAGGTPAMCDGVTQGETGMELSLFSRDAIAMATGIALSHAMYDGMLLLGICDKIVPGLLIGALRFGHLPAVFVPSGPMPSGVSNKEKQRVRQLYAEGKASRAELLDSELGSYHSPGTCTFYGTANSNQMMMELMGLHIPGAAFIQPGTKLRQALDREAVHRVAAMHADGNDYRPLGHCVDEKAIVNAAVGLLATGGSTNHAIHIPAFARAAGVQIDWTDLSELSSAVPLLARVYPNGAGDVNHFHNAGGMGFVTRELIGAGLAHGDVIGVGRQRGMGDYALEPGLDGTGEDNAGLTWRDVGSSGDADMLRTAAEPFQPDGGMRLVEGNLGRACFKSSAVEKDRWTVEAPCRVFQTQHDVAAAFKAGELDRDIVVVVRFQGPRANGMPELHSLTPPLGVLQDRGYRVALVTDGRMSGASGKVPAAIHCSPEALGGGPLSLLQDGDVVKICAATGELSTTGDLSSRTAAPDPVPETGTGRELFAMFRALADEAEKGGSAMLASAGL; encoded by the coding sequence ATGAGTAACCTTCATCCCACCATCGCCCGCGTGACTGATCGGATCATCGAGAAATCGAAGGCCGGCCGGGCAAACTATCTCGCGCTGATTGAGCGCGAAGCACAAAATCGGCCTGATCGCGGACAAGTAAGCTGCTCTAACCTTGCACATGCCTTTGCAGGCGCACTGGAGGATCAGGAAGCGTTAAAGGCCAATAGCGGCCCGAATATCGGTGTTGTCACCGCCTATAATGACATGCTGTCGGCGCATCAGCCCTACGGACGCTATCCCGAACGGTTGAAAATCTATGCTCGCGAAGTCGGCGCCACAGCACAGGTCGCAGGCGGCACGCCAGCCATGTGCGATGGGGTTACGCAAGGCGAAACGGGCATGGAGCTCAGCCTGTTCAGCCGTGATGCCATTGCCATGGCCACCGGTATCGCGCTGTCCCACGCCATGTATGACGGGATGCTGCTGCTGGGCATATGCGATAAGATCGTACCAGGATTGCTTATCGGGGCGCTGCGCTTTGGCCATCTGCCCGCCGTTTTCGTCCCCAGCGGCCCGATGCCTTCGGGCGTATCGAACAAGGAAAAGCAGCGCGTCCGCCAGCTTTATGCAGAGGGCAAGGCAAGCCGGGCCGAATTGCTTGATAGCGAACTTGGCAGCTATCATTCGCCCGGCACCTGCACCTTTTACGGCACGGCCAACTCCAACCAGATGATGATGGAATTGATGGGCCTGCACATTCCCGGCGCGGCCTTTATCCAACCGGGCACCAAGCTGCGCCAGGCGCTTGATCGCGAAGCTGTTCACCGCGTGGCGGCCATGCATGCCGATGGAAATGATTATCGCCCACTTGGCCATTGCGTCGATGAGAAGGCGATCGTTAACGCCGCCGTCGGCCTTCTTGCCACCGGCGGTTCGACGAATCACGCGATCCATATTCCGGCCTTCGCCCGCGCTGCAGGTGTGCAGATCGACTGGACCGACCTGTCAGAACTCAGCTCTGCTGTGCCATTGCTGGCGCGTGTCTATCCCAATGGCGCGGGCGATGTGAACCATTTCCACAATGCAGGCGGTATGGGCTTTGTCACCCGCGAGCTCATTGGTGCAGGTCTTGCGCATGGCGATGTGATAGGCGTGGGCCGCCAACGCGGCATGGGTGATTACGCTTTGGAACCGGGGCTGGACGGAACGGGCGAAGACAATGCCGGTCTGACATGGCGCGACGTGGGCTCATCTGGCGATGCAGACATGCTGCGGACCGCGGCTGAGCCATTCCAGCCCGATGGTGGAATGCGCCTTGTCGAAGGCAATCTTGGCCGTGCCTGCTTTAAATCCTCCGCCGTTGAAAAGGACCGCTGGACGGTGGAGGCACCCTGCCGCGTTTTCCAGACCCAGCACGATGTTGCTGCCGCTTTCAAGGCGGGCGAACTTGATCGCGACATTGTGGTGGTCGTGCGCTTTCAGGGGCCTCGCGCCAATGGCATGCCCGAACTCCATAGCCTGACCCCGCCGCTGGGCGTGTTGCAGGATCGCGGTTACCGGGTGGCACTGGTCACCGATGGCCGCATGTCGGGCGCATCGGGCAAAGTTCCCGCCGCCATCCATTGTTCGCCCGAAGCTTTGGGCGGCGGACCGCTCAGCCTGTTGCAAGATGGCGATGTGGTGAAGATCTGTGCTGCCACGGGAGAGCTTTCGACCACGGGCGATCTTTCCTCCCGGACAGCTGCACCCGATCCTGTGCCGGAAACCGGCACGGGCCGCGAGCTGTTCGCCATGTTCCGCGCACTGGCAGACGAAGCGGAAAAGGGCGGTAGCGCTATGCTTGCATCGGCCGGATTGTGA
- the zwf gene encoding glucose-6-phosphate dehydrogenase: MHNKADTLILFGATGDLSQRMLLPSLCALDADGLLSDELHIVGTARSELSDSEFRNFAREAVEKHLPAHRRGGMADFLNRLTYSQLDVTTPEGYADLAGKVGKDRQVAIFLSTAPSLFQPTVKGMADHGLADANSRICLEKPLGVDLESSCAINDAVAAAFSEERIFRIDHYLGKETVQNLIALRFANILFEPLWNAQHIDHVQITVAETVGLESRVDFYDDTGALRDMVQNHMLQLLALVAMEPPSSFDAGSVRDEKVKVLRALRAVETNESVTGQYRGGASDGVIVPGYDEELGSDSNTETFVALKTHIDNWRWQGVPFYLRTGKRLPERVTEIVVQFACVPHSIFPGARLMPNKLVIGIQPEENISLSLMAKVPGIEHEGMTLREVPLDIAMPDAFTGKHKRIAYERLLLDLINGDQTLFVRRDEVEAQWKWVDNIRANWEADGKAPKPYSAGSWGPSSAIALAERDGVSWHE; encoded by the coding sequence ATGCACAACAAGGCCGATACGCTCATCCTTTTCGGGGCTACGGGGGATCTGTCACAGCGGATGCTGTTGCCATCCCTGTGCGCGCTGGATGCAGATGGCCTGCTCTCCGATGAATTGCATATCGTGGGCACGGCACGGTCCGAGCTTTCGGACAGCGAATTCCGCAATTTCGCTCGCGAGGCGGTAGAGAAGCACTTGCCTGCACACCGGCGCGGCGGAATGGCGGATTTCCTCAACCGGCTAACTTATAGCCAGCTCGATGTAACTACGCCCGAAGGATATGCTGATCTGGCAGGCAAGGTGGGAAAGGATCGGCAGGTGGCAATCTTCCTGTCCACTGCGCCCAGCCTGTTTCAGCCCACGGTCAAAGGCATGGCAGATCACGGCTTGGCAGACGCCAATTCACGCATTTGCCTGGAAAAGCCGCTTGGCGTTGATCTGGAAAGTTCCTGCGCCATCAATGATGCAGTAGCCGCAGCTTTCAGTGAAGAACGCATTTTCCGGATCGATCACTATCTCGGCAAGGAAACGGTGCAGAACCTCATCGCCCTGCGCTTTGCCAATATCCTGTTCGAACCGCTGTGGAACGCCCAGCATATCGATCATGTGCAGATCACCGTGGCCGAAACAGTCGGGCTGGAAAGCCGCGTCGATTTTTATGACGATACAGGTGCGCTGCGCGACATGGTGCAAAACCACATGCTGCAATTGCTGGCGCTGGTAGCCATGGAACCGCCCAGCAGTTTTGATGCAGGCTCCGTGCGCGATGAAAAGGTCAAGGTGCTGCGCGCGTTAAGAGCGGTGGAAACGAATGAGAGCGTGACCGGCCAGTATCGCGGCGGTGCTTCTGATGGTGTAATCGTCCCCGGCTATGACGAAGAGTTGGGCAGCGACAGCAATACCGAAACCTTTGTGGCGCTCAAAACCCATATCGACAATTGGCGTTGGCAAGGCGTACCCTTTTACCTGCGCACCGGCAAACGCCTGCCCGAACGCGTGACCGAAATCGTGGTGCAATTCGCCTGCGTTCCGCATTCTATCTTTCCTGGCGCGCGCCTGATGCCGAACAAGCTAGTGATCGGTATCCAGCCGGAAGAAAACATCAGCCTGTCGCTTATGGCCAAGGTCCCGGGTATCGAACATGAAGGCATGACATTGCGCGAAGTGCCGCTGGATATCGCCATGCCCGACGCCTTTACCGGCAAGCACAAGCGCATTGCCTATGAACGCCTTCTGCTTGACCTGATCAATGGCGACCAGACCCTGTTCGTTCGGCGTGACGAGGTGGAGGCGCAGTGGAAGTGGGTAGATAACATTCGCGCCAATTGGGAAGCCGATGGCAAGGCACCCAAACCTTACAGCGCGGGGAGTTGGGGGCCAAGTTCCGCTATCGCACTTGCCGAACGTGACGGAGTAAGCTGGCATGAGTAA
- a CDS encoding transglutaminase-like domain-containing protein gives MAIKISSSFSVSLDAPTDMLLQFEAADIPEQQILSSNTVLPPAIHMARVAAQAEIGERIWIRAQGDYNVEYSASIEVNRLVEDIASLKRVDPHDLPGETVEYVFDSRYCQADPMQNFVSDEFGRYTGGEKIAAMRDWIADHFTYEPGTSNSGTTALDTFVERRGICRDYAHVMICLARASTIPARYVSCYAPGVDPQDFHAVAEVFLEDRNTPGGGTWQIVDPTGMADPAKTVKIGIGRDAADVSFLTSFGRSYFNESKVGVTDTI, from the coding sequence ATGGCCATCAAGATTTCTTCGAGTTTTTCCGTGTCTCTGGATGCGCCCACCGATATGCTTCTGCAATTCGAGGCGGCAGACATTCCGGAACAACAGATACTTTCCAGCAATACGGTTCTGCCGCCTGCCATCCACATGGCCCGCGTGGCCGCGCAGGCAGAGATCGGGGAGCGGATATGGATCCGCGCGCAGGGCGATTACAATGTCGAATATTCGGCCAGCATAGAGGTCAATCGGCTGGTGGAAGACATTGCCTCGCTCAAACGGGTTGATCCGCATGATTTGCCCGGCGAAACAGTCGAATACGTATTCGATTCGCGGTATTGTCAGGCCGATCCTATGCAGAATTTCGTTTCCGACGAATTCGGTCGTTACACAGGAGGAGAGAAGATCGCCGCCATGCGGGACTGGATCGCGGATCATTTCACCTACGAACCCGGCACCTCCAATTCGGGCACGACAGCGCTTGATACATTCGTGGAAAGGCGCGGAATTTGCCGTGACTATGCCCATGTCATGATTTGTCTGGCACGCGCTTCCACGATTCCTGCACGCTACGTCAGCTGTTACGCACCCGGCGTGGATCCGCAGGATTTTCATGCGGTTGCCGAAGTATTCCTGGAAGATCGCAACACGCCGGGCGGCGGCACCTGGCAGATCGTCGACCCCACGGGCATGGCCGATCCTGCGAAGACAGTAAAAATCGGCATCGGACGCGATGCAGCAGATGTCAGCTTTCTGACATCATTCGGGCGCTCTTACTTCAATGAGAGCAAGGTGGGGGTGACCGACACGATCTGA
- a CDS encoding secondary thiamine-phosphate synthase enzyme YjbQ, translated as MRQSQIRLSISTHGQALYEVTQDVARWLAETRIEIGLLTLFCRHTSASLLINENAAPAVQRDLLQWLSASVPEGSQYEHDSEGPDDMPAHIRTMLTGVSINVPVAGGRMELGTWQGIYLVEHRRTPHQREIVAHVLGE; from the coding sequence ATGCGCCAATCCCAGATCCGCCTTTCGATATCCACGCACGGCCAGGCCCTGTATGAAGTGACGCAGGACGTTGCGCGGTGGCTGGCTGAAACGAGGATTGAAATCGGCCTGCTGACGCTGTTTTGCCGTCATACGTCTGCCAGCCTCCTGATAAATGAAAACGCCGCGCCTGCCGTGCAGCGCGACTTGCTGCAATGGCTGTCAGCCAGCGTGCCTGAAGGTTCACAATATGAACATGACAGCGAAGGACCGGACGATATGCCTGCGCATATCCGCACCATGCTGACAGGCGTTTCAATAAATGTGCCAGTGGCAGGGGGCCGCATGGAACTTGGCACGTGGCAAGGCATTTACCTTGTTGAACATCGCCGCACACCACATCAGCGTGAAATCGTGGCGCATGTCCTTGGCGAATAG
- a CDS encoding anti-sigma factor family protein has product MITVSPEEITAWTDGEITGQREKEIAAAVAQDTQLQAQVAAHRALKEKLGGHFAPIAAVPVPDRLANLLKTTHQEDPPAQVVDFAAAKERIAQRRTVPRWGWIAGPALAASLALAVFLPRGGDDALPGAYADTQLASVLNTQLVAQQGNTADTRILLSFQNDGGEFCRAYSSDQAGGIACRDDDGWRIEATGDGADDSTSQYRMAGAAEVMAEAQELAAGPALDAEAEAAARKAGWR; this is encoded by the coding sequence ATGATAACCGTTTCACCCGAAGAAATCACCGCATGGACCGATGGCGAAATCACCGGTCAGCGTGAGAAGGAAATCGCCGCCGCCGTGGCGCAGGATACGCAATTGCAGGCGCAGGTCGCGGCCCACCGTGCCCTGAAGGAAAAACTCGGTGGCCACTTTGCGCCGATTGCCGCAGTGCCCGTGCCCGATAGGCTGGCTAATCTGCTCAAGACCACACACCAGGAAGACCCGCCTGCGCAAGTAGTCGATTTTGCCGCCGCCAAGGAACGGATTGCGCAGCGCCGCACGGTTCCGCGCTGGGGCTGGATCGCCGGGCCTGCTCTGGCTGCGTCGCTGGCGCTGGCTGTCTTCCTGCCGCGCGGAGGGGATGATGCCCTGCCCGGCGCCTACGCCGATACGCAGCTCGCCAGTGTGCTCAATACGCAATTGGTGGCGCAGCAGGGGAACACAGCAGATACGCGTATCCTGCTCAGCTTCCAGAATGATGGCGGAGAATTCTGCCGCGCCTATTCAAGCGATCAGGCGGGCGGAATTGCCTGCCGTGACGACGATGGCTGGCGGATTGAAGCGACAGGTGATGGCGCTGACGACTCCACTAGCCAATATCGCATGGCGGGGGCTGCCGAAGTCATGGCAGAAGCGCAGGAACTCGCCGCTGGTCCGGCGCTTGATGCCGAGGCCGAAGCCGCAGCACGCAAGGCTGGATGGCGCTGA